A genomic stretch from Chitinophaga agri includes:
- a CDS encoding MauE/DoxX family redox-associated membrane protein yields the protein MKARDIILLACYYLFTSMFLYAAVTKLMTFQVFVGQMQRQPFSDAYGRFLSWAIPSVEILLALMMVTNAFRKLGLYLATSLMICFTGYIILVQLKFYGTIPCSCGGVISKLSWTQHLIFNLFFVAIGFAGIYLEKRADSYYAM from the coding sequence ATGAAAGCCAGGGACATTATTCTGCTTGCGTGTTACTATTTGTTCACGAGTATGTTTCTTTATGCAGCAGTGACAAAGCTAATGACGTTCCAGGTCTTTGTGGGGCAAATGCAACGTCAGCCTTTTTCTGATGCCTACGGCCGTTTTCTAAGCTGGGCAATTCCTTCAGTGGAGATACTATTGGCGCTGATGATGGTAACAAATGCGTTTCGTAAACTGGGGCTATATCTTGCTACGTCGCTAATGATCTGTTTTACGGGTTACATTATACTCGTGCAGCTTAAATTCTATGGTACGATACCTTGTAGCTGTGGGGGTGTTATCTCAAAACTTTCATGGACGCAGCATCTTATTTTTAATCTATTTTTTGTCGCAATCGGTTTTGCCGGAATATATCTCGAAAAACGTGCAGATTCATACTATGCAATGTAG
- a CDS encoding nuclear transport factor 2 family protein, which yields MHIELSRKEIVASLLTSLGTGLRMPLTFIDAHHYIQHSQHIGKGLRGFKLYLKQFSEKLTVKLVRLMEDGDYVFAHAEYHFSASVAAGFNIFRFQDDRIVEHWDNLQLLPAHHPISSLTAGSVTIQERNRTAANKQLARYTVEDILLNGDNSRCPYYFRDNVQFQHYTCRHTNSTGNDSNIKYNKIHRVLGEGNFVLVVSEGRRADTHTAFYDLFRLENGRVAEHWNTAEKILTNDHTNSNTKF from the coding sequence ATGCATATTGAATTATCAAGAAAAGAAATAGTCGCCTCCCTGCTGACCAGCCTGGGCACCGGCCTCAGAATGCCATTGACATTCATTGATGCGCATCACTACATCCAGCATAGTCAGCATATAGGTAAAGGCCTTCGGGGCTTTAAATTGTACCTGAAACAATTCTCCGAAAAACTGACCGTTAAACTCGTCCGCCTCATGGAAGATGGTGACTATGTATTCGCACATGCAGAATATCATTTCTCCGCCTCTGTCGCTGCCGGATTTAACATCTTCCGGTTTCAGGATGATAGAATAGTCGAGCACTGGGATAACCTTCAGCTATTACCTGCTCATCACCCTATCAGCTCCCTGACCGCCGGATCCGTAACCATTCAGGAAAGAAACAGGACAGCCGCTAACAAACAACTCGCCAGATATACTGTTGAAGATATCCTGCTGAACGGCGATAACTCCCGATGCCCGTACTACTTCCGCGATAACGTGCAATTTCAGCATTATACCTGCCGGCACACAAACAGCACCGGTAATGACAGCAACATTAAATATAATAAGATACACCGGGTACTGGGTGAAGGAAACTTCGTACTGGTCGTCAGTGAAGGACGCCGCGCCGATACGCATACTGCTTTCTACGATCTCTTCAGACTGGAAAATGGCAGGGTAGCTGAACACTGGAACACAGCGGAGAAGATACTTACCAACGATCACACAAATAGTAATACCAAATTCTGA
- a CDS encoding RagB/SusD family nutrient uptake outer membrane protein — protein sequence MNRMKIILKYLLLMILPASCWTGCAKLLDVPVPDGKTTGREVFNNKDSATAAVLGIYAAISSTNNPLSGAASVFNSVYVDDLIYTGSQRQINDFYVSNIATDNTLLQTIFWAPVYKYIYSTNACIKGLAESDELTSELKNQLTGECKFLRALLYFNLIRCFGDVPLVQSTLYMENEQMPRTSVGQVENFIIEDLKAAKSLLSSAYPSADRVRANRWCAGALLAEFYLYRKEWALADKEASEVINAGYYHLEDIEKVFLSGSKEAIFQLQPVLIGHNTMEANWLVPSGTGRPVFALTTSLSAAFESGDKRKKGWIGSKTVSSGIYEYVFKYRQRLDFSSNFKLTEFSAVLRLAAIYLARAEARTALGQLPDAINDLDMVRQRAGLPLIAVEYPSIPANELAEKIQHERRVELFAEFGYRLYDLKRTDRINEVMKTTKPDHWVETDTLWPIPASEIMLNPLLLQNKGYK from the coding sequence ATGAACAGAATGAAAATCATCCTGAAATATTTGTTGTTGATGATCCTGCCGGCTAGCTGCTGGACAGGATGCGCTAAACTGCTGGACGTACCTGTGCCGGACGGGAAGACCACCGGCCGGGAGGTGTTCAATAATAAAGACTCTGCAACAGCAGCAGTCCTCGGTATTTACGCAGCGATCTCCTCAACGAATAATCCCCTTTCTGGTGCGGCATCTGTATTTAATAGTGTTTATGTGGATGATTTGATCTATACAGGATCGCAGCGGCAGATCAACGATTTTTACGTATCCAATATCGCCACAGATAATACCCTTTTACAAACAATCTTCTGGGCGCCGGTATATAAGTATATATATAGCACGAATGCCTGCATCAAGGGATTAGCGGAAAGTGATGAACTTACTTCAGAACTGAAAAATCAGCTGACCGGTGAATGTAAGTTTCTCAGAGCACTGTTATACTTCAACTTGATCCGCTGTTTCGGGGACGTGCCATTAGTCCAGAGCACTTTGTACATGGAAAATGAGCAGATGCCAAGGACTAGTGTAGGGCAAGTTGAAAATTTCATCATAGAAGATCTTAAAGCGGCTAAATCACTACTTTCTTCTGCGTATCCGTCGGCTGACCGGGTACGGGCAAACAGATGGTGTGCCGGGGCATTACTGGCGGAATTCTACCTGTACAGGAAGGAGTGGGCATTGGCCGATAAAGAGGCTTCTGAGGTGATCAATGCTGGATATTACCACCTGGAAGACATTGAGAAAGTTTTTCTCTCAGGTAGCAAAGAGGCCATATTCCAGCTACAGCCTGTACTGATTGGACATAATACAATGGAAGCTAATTGGCTTGTGCCTTCAGGCACAGGTAGACCTGTTTTCGCGCTGACAACCTCCTTGTCGGCTGCATTTGAAAGTGGTGATAAACGTAAAAAAGGATGGATTGGTTCAAAGACTGTCAGCTCAGGTATCTATGAGTATGTATTCAAATACAGGCAGCGGCTGGACTTTTCTTCCAATTTCAAATTGACTGAATTTTCAGCTGTACTAAGACTAGCAGCGATATATCTTGCGAGGGCAGAAGCCAGAACCGCTTTGGGACAACTACCAGATGCCATAAACGACCTGGATATGGTGCGGCAAAGAGCTGGCCTACCGCTGATCGCAGTGGAATATCCTTCTATTCCGGCAAACGAATTGGCGGAGAAAATTCAACATGAAAGAAGGGTAGAGTTATTCGCAGAATTCGGATATCGGCTATATGATCTTAAACGAACAGACAGGATCAATGAAGTCATGAAGACTACAAAGCCTGATCACTGGGTAGAAACAGATACACTATGGCCGATACCTGCTTCTGAGATTATGTTAAACCCTTTGTTATTGCAAAATAAAGGCTATAAATGA